One window of Alkaliphilus metalliredigens QYMF genomic DNA carries:
- a CDS encoding response regulator: MRILIVDDHPLVRKGIASILFLEKDVHEIKEAENIEEAIDMMAKFSPEITLIDLNLGRQDGLEIVNKARAKGMATKFIVLTSSSKREDFLRAREAGVDGYILKEAFAEDILYALRIVLRGKKFIDPEVIQYQTSDIRENSHLDELTPRERDVLTELGKGLSNFEIGKQLFISEHTVKKHVSNILSKLELNHRTQAALFVNNSINI; this comes from the coding sequence ATGAGAATTTTGATTGTTGACGACCATCCACTAGTTAGGAAAGGGATTGCATCAATTTTATTCTTGGAAAAGGATGTACATGAAATAAAAGAAGCTGAAAATATCGAAGAAGCAATTGATATGATGGCTAAATTTTCACCTGAGATTACCCTAATAGATCTAAATCTTGGCAGACAAGATGGGTTAGAGATTGTGAACAAAGCAAGAGCTAAAGGTATGGCAACTAAGTTTATTGTTCTGACCTCATCCTCAAAAAGAGAAGACTTTTTAAGGGCCCGAGAGGCGGGGGTGGATGGATACATATTAAAGGAAGCCTTTGCAGAGGATATATTGTATGCCCTCCGTATCGTTTTGAGGGGTAAGAAGTTTATTGATCCAGAAGTGATTCAATATCAAACTTCAGATATTAGAGAAAATAGTCATTTGGATGAACTTACGCCGAGAGAACGAGATGTGCTTACAGAACTAGGTAAGGGACTAAGTAATTTTGAAATAGGAAAGCAGTTATTCATATCAGAACATACGGTAAAGAAGCATGTGAGCAATATATTATCAAAACTAGAATTGAACCATAGAACTCAAGCTGCGTTATTTGTGAATAACTCAATAAATATATAA
- a CDS encoding signal peptidase I — translation MIIGGNFLPTQKSKEKCVLLVLLVIGIYVMENSSVVAYIGSNHLNYIIKPMIWMGITYTIWLFPRVKSKAKLKQRSFLNFWALNFAVIYIIVSVLAGIVDGLGRSPYSHTPMGILKNIGFVGGAIVGREFIRSYLVNNLTDKENYLVFTLVSILMTVTSISLSRFTNLSGHVDIVKFIAQYLAPGFAQNILATYLVFIGGPLTSIIYLGITQGFHWLSPILPNLKWITTALIGILCPVFCLMSMQGIYNGTTKKNRRKDEESSLSWMITSVISIGIIWFAVGVFPVYPSVIATGSMEPMIKPGDIILVKKIVDMEGIDNLKTGDIIQFKKGRILISHRITEVVEGNEGIAFSTKGDNNSSEDSDLVMPEQLKGRIVNVVPKIGWPTLLIKSKDEIPFEEIEF, via the coding sequence ATGATAATCGGGGGGAATTTCTTACCAACTCAAAAATCAAAAGAAAAATGTGTTTTATTGGTATTATTAGTAATTGGAATATATGTCATGGAAAATTCATCGGTTGTAGCATATATTGGCAGTAATCATTTAAATTATATCATCAAACCAATGATTTGGATGGGAATAACCTATACAATTTGGCTATTTCCTAGAGTTAAATCTAAGGCTAAACTAAAACAGAGAAGTTTTTTGAATTTTTGGGCATTGAATTTTGCTGTAATCTATATCATTGTATCAGTTTTAGCTGGAATCGTAGATGGACTAGGAAGAAGTCCATATAGTCATACCCCTATGGGAATACTAAAGAACATAGGTTTCGTAGGAGGAGCAATAGTGGGGAGAGAATTTATAAGAAGCTATTTAGTAAATAATTTGACAGACAAAGAAAACTATTTAGTGTTCACATTAGTTTCAATACTGATGACAGTAACAAGTATTTCCCTGAGTAGGTTTACCAATCTAAGCGGACATGTTGATATAGTGAAATTTATTGCACAATATTTAGCTCCGGGGTTTGCTCAAAACATTTTAGCTACATATCTAGTATTTATAGGAGGTCCATTGACGTCTATAATCTATTTAGGGATTACACAGGGTTTTCATTGGCTGTCGCCAATACTACCTAACCTAAAGTGGATCACGACTGCCTTAATAGGCATATTATGTCCTGTATTCTGCTTAATGTCTATGCAAGGAATATATAATGGAACAACAAAAAAAAATAGAAGAAAAGATGAAGAAAGCTCCCTTAGCTGGATGATCACAAGTGTTATATCCATAGGTATCATATGGTTTGCTGTAGGCGTATTCCCTGTATATCCTTCGGTTATAGCAACTGGGAGTATGGAACCGATGATAAAACCCGGAGATATAATTTTAGTAAAAAAAATAGTGGATATGGAAGGCATAGACAATCTAAAAACAGGTGATATAATACAGTTCAAAAAAGGTCGTATTCTAATTTCTCATAGGATAACAGAGGTCGTTGAAGGGAATGAGGGGATTGCCTTTAGCACTAAGGGGGATAATAATTCCAGTGAAGATAGTGATTTAGTAATGCCAGAACAGCTTAAAGGAAGGATTGTTAATGTTGTTCCTAAAATAGGTTGGCCAACATTACTGATAAAAAGTAAAGATGAGATTCCATTTGAGGAAATAGAATTTTAA
- the sucD gene encoding succinate--CoA ligase subunit alpha, which translates to MSVLIDENTKVIVQGITGFTGLFHTKQAMEYGTNIVAGVTPTKGGTTVEGIPVFNTVKEAVKATGGNTSVIYVPPIFAADAILEATEAELELVICITEGIPVMDMIKVKAFMKGKKTRLIGPNCPGVITPEVCKIGIMPGYIHKKGHVGVVSRSGTLTYEAVHQLSTRGIGQSTAVGIGGDPVNGTSFIDMLKAFNEDEETYAVMMIGEIGGTAEEEAAEWIQSNMTKPVVAFIGGKTAPPSKRMGHAGAVISGGKGKASSKIKTLEACGIKVASTPDVMGETLIAVLKENHLLEKCMID; encoded by the coding sequence ATGAGCGTCTTAATTGATGAAAACACAAAGGTCATCGTTCAAGGAATTACCGGATTTACGGGATTGTTTCATACGAAACAGGCCATGGAATACGGAACCAATATTGTAGCAGGGGTGACACCTACAAAGGGGGGAACCACGGTAGAGGGGATTCCGGTTTTTAATACAGTGAAAGAAGCGGTTAAAGCAACGGGGGGCAATACATCGGTGATTTATGTTCCTCCCATATTTGCAGCCGATGCAATCCTAGAGGCCACTGAGGCTGAACTTGAGCTGGTCATTTGTATTACGGAAGGGATTCCTGTCATGGATATGATCAAGGTGAAAGCATTTATGAAGGGCAAGAAAACCCGATTGATTGGACCCAACTGCCCTGGGGTGATTACGCCAGAGGTCTGTAAAATAGGAATTATGCCGGGCTATATTCATAAAAAAGGACATGTGGGGGTTGTGTCCCGTTCCGGGACATTGACCTATGAAGCCGTGCATCAATTATCCACAAGGGGAATCGGACAATCAACTGCTGTGGGGATCGGAGGCGATCCAGTCAATGGAACTAGCTTTATTGATATGTTAAAAGCATTTAATGAAGACGAAGAAACCTATGCAGTGATGATGATTGGGGAAATTGGGGGAACAGCTGAGGAGGAAGCTGCTGAGTGGATTCAAAGCAATATGACAAAACCGGTTGTTGCCTTTATCGGGGGAAAAACCGCTCCTCCTAGTAAACGGATGGGCCATGCTGGAGCCGTCATATCCGGTGGTAAAGGAAAGGCTTCTTCAAAGATAAAAACATTAGAAGCTTGTGGAATCAAAGTAGCCAGCACACCGGATGTAATGGGAGAAACATTAATTGCTGTTTTGAAAGAAAATCATTTGTTGGAAAAATGTATGATCGATTGA
- a CDS encoding M20/M25/M40 family metallo-hydrolase translates to MGNVDEHLLESIDLLLTDLVGIKSDTGTELEINVENFMHNWLKELQYFREKPEYLGCYKLPQDPLKRGAIWALRKGEGKKTIILLNHHDVVNADDYGLLSSYAYNPEILMTRLKKIKLPQEARDDLGSGKWIFGRGTADMKAGIAIQLALLEQYSKVAHFKGNILLLSVPDEESLSRGMIASLSLLNDLKEKHSLNYELVINCEPHERSEEGAGTIHGGSVGKMMPVIYVRGKQSHIGNVFQGFNPISLLSKIADEVELNPDFSDEAHNEVSPPPSFVCFRDLKKTYDVSIPNAAVGYFSILTLKSTPEEITDRLKDISIKASEETIYKIGKKHKDYIDKLGSSEKVARWDVKITTFAELYEEAQGTSGELFALDYNKTVEKIKKEIENKLIGLADATTILIEKTLAYIDDMDPRVIIGFIPPYYLHVSNRDFHHLSSSIEGLSDEINRFTLNKWNEMYRSQNYFMGISDMSYFYMNERTDVVTSLGPNMPLWNKIYHIPFGEIEKLSIPVINIGPWGKDIHKFTERVYKRDLLERTPSIIKHVMEHLLDEK, encoded by the coding sequence TTGGGGAATGTAGATGAGCACTTATTAGAATCCATCGATTTACTACTTACTGATTTAGTTGGCATTAAAAGTGATACTGGAACGGAGCTAGAAATCAATGTTGAAAACTTTATGCACAACTGGCTTAAAGAACTGCAATATTTTAGAGAGAAGCCGGAATACCTTGGGTGTTATAAACTACCACAGGATCCATTGAAGCGGGGGGCCATATGGGCCCTAAGAAAAGGTGAAGGAAAAAAAACAATTATCTTACTGAATCATCATGATGTTGTCAATGCAGATGACTATGGTCTGTTGTCTTCTTATGCCTACAATCCAGAAATATTAATGACGAGACTGAAAAAGATAAAACTGCCCCAGGAGGCAAGGGATGACCTAGGTAGTGGCAAGTGGATATTTGGTCGAGGCACCGCAGATATGAAGGCTGGTATAGCCATTCAACTGGCATTACTGGAGCAGTATTCTAAAGTAGCACATTTTAAAGGAAATATCTTATTGTTATCTGTTCCAGATGAAGAATCCCTATCCCGAGGGATGATTGCATCATTGTCTTTATTAAATGATTTGAAAGAAAAGCATAGCCTGAACTATGAGCTTGTTATAAACTGTGAACCCCATGAAAGAAGTGAAGAAGGGGCTGGAACGATCCATGGGGGGTCCGTAGGAAAGATGATGCCTGTGATTTATGTAAGGGGAAAACAGTCCCATATAGGCAATGTATTTCAAGGGTTTAATCCAATTAGCCTCCTCAGTAAAATTGCAGATGAAGTGGAACTAAACCCTGATTTTTCAGATGAAGCCCATAATGAGGTATCTCCACCACCGTCATTTGTGTGTTTTAGAGATCTTAAAAAAACCTATGATGTCTCTATACCTAACGCTGCGGTAGGATATTTTAGTATATTAACCCTTAAAAGCACTCCAGAGGAAATTACCGATAGATTAAAGGACATATCAATAAAGGCTTCTGAGGAGACGATCTATAAAATTGGAAAAAAGCATAAGGATTATATTGATAAGCTTGGTTCATCTGAAAAAGTAGCCAGGTGGGATGTTAAAATTACAACATTTGCTGAATTATATGAAGAGGCCCAAGGGACATCGGGAGAACTCTTTGCGTTAGACTATAATAAAACTGTAGAAAAGATAAAGAAAGAGATTGAAAATAAGTTAATTGGATTGGCTGATGCCACAACAATATTAATTGAAAAGACACTGGCCTATATTGATGATATGGACCCCAGAGTGATTATTGGTTTTATCCCTCCCTATTATCTCCATGTATCCAATCGAGATTTTCACCATTTATCATCCAGTATCGAGGGATTAAGTGATGAAATCAACAGGTTTACCCTTAATAAGTGGAATGAAATGTATAGATCCCAAAATTATTTTATGGGTATATCGGATATGAGTTATTTTTATATGAATGAAAGAACAGATGTGGTAACATCTCTAGGACCTAATATGCCACTATGGAATAAGATATATCATATTCCCTTTGGTGAAATTGAGAAATTATCCATTCCCGTAATCAATATAGGTCCCTGGGGAAAAGACATTCATAAATTCACAGAAAGGGTCTATAAAAGGGATCTTCTAGAGAGAACACCAAGTATAATCAAACATGTAATGGAGCATCTATTGGATGAAAAATAA
- a CDS encoding OmpA family protein, producing MKARKRSFKKFREDQNFWPSFTDMISTIALILFFLMILAYVQNIVTGSNLEYARRQLQDTQQRLEASNLEISQAEDQLRLLTDRVDEIKAEVEDGEIALRLSELQIEDQSQIIAESNRELGNLRSRLQGIAVLRLDVLNRVKDSVEEEMARTRDRRDSPVYIADNGNIVIDEELVFDLNSYQIKPAGRQVLDELAMAFENILRDPEVRVNIDAINIQGHTDDIGSAEYNRNLSANRSVEVVNYLLNSNPTLENRYASYFMASAYSKFRPIASNATEANRAQNRRIEISIILKDSNIQEVINEYLADSMNAFMNE from the coding sequence ATGAAAGCGAGAAAAAGAAGCTTTAAAAAGTTCAGGGAGGATCAGAACTTCTGGCCTTCTTTCACTGATATGATTTCAACGATAGCATTGATTCTATTCTTCCTGATGATACTAGCCTATGTGCAAAATATCGTAACGGGAAGTAATTTGGAATATGCCAGGAGGCAGTTACAGGATACCCAGCAACGCTTGGAGGCATCAAATTTAGAGATTAGCCAAGCGGAAGATCAACTGCGACTCCTAACGGACCGAGTAGATGAGATCAAGGCAGAAGTAGAGGACGGGGAAATTGCCCTCAGACTTTCTGAGCTACAAATTGAAGACCAAAGTCAAATCATTGCCGAGAGTAATCGGGAGCTAGGAAATCTAAGAAGTCGTCTTCAGGGAATTGCTGTACTGAGACTAGATGTACTGAATCGGGTAAAGGACTCTGTAGAAGAAGAGATGGCAAGGACAAGGGACCGAAGAGATAGTCCAGTTTATATCGCTGATAATGGTAATATTGTCATTGATGAGGAATTGGTATTTGACTTAAATTCCTATCAGATTAAACCCGCTGGACGTCAGGTATTGGATGAATTGGCCATGGCCTTTGAAAATATTTTAAGGGATCCAGAGGTCAGAGTAAATATTGATGCCATCAATATTCAAGGACATACCGATGACATTGGATCAGCCGAATACAATCGAAACCTATCGGCTAATCGATCTGTTGAGGTGGTCAATTATTTACTGAATTCAAACCCCACTTTGGAAAATCGTTATGCATCTTATTTTATGGCCAGTGCCTATTCAAAATTTAGACCTATTGCCAGTAATGCTACAGAAGCAAATCGGGCTCAAAATAGAAGAATTGAAATATCCATCATATTAAAGGATTCTAACATTCAAGAAGTGATCAATGAATATTTAGCGGATTCTATGAATGCTTTTATGAATGAGTAA
- a CDS encoding MotA/TolQ/ExbB proton channel family protein — protein MTNLIRTLNPLAMLMILMIVTILVSAIIMTFMVKKKYEKISEDLHNSSEDERNIYEYAVLNSIIEDYKTAATRNPNEVNTQAIIEKNFNRVHRGLSLGERFVRQAVSLMIILGLLGTFYGLTLSIADLVALLGGSGSSEMLNSMDSIVQGLINSVSGMSVAFITSLFGIASSIILTIIIVFVNIEDSKEAIMVEIEEYLDNKVALDFARQQALDPAAPRSNLEIGMGQVMEGFTNSLNEKLSVLLETSAEQLIAATKESQTSAEAIQSSMESFNHSIETFSENTRDFSEFNHNLRTNIERMDVAFADLVQDLKENGKDLSKNQEAVESLSRAIDKLSERL, from the coding sequence TTGACAAATTTAATACGAACACTCAACCCATTGGCTATGCTTATGATCCTCATGATTGTGACGATATTAGTCAGTGCAATCATCATGACTTTTATGGTGAAAAAGAAATATGAAAAAATAAGCGAAGATCTACATAACAGCTCGGAAGATGAAAGAAATATCTATGAATATGCGGTGTTAAACAGTATCATCGAAGATTATAAGACGGCAGCCACAAGAAATCCAAATGAAGTCAATACCCAGGCCATTATTGAAAAGAATTTTAACCGGGTTCATAGAGGATTAAGTCTAGGAGAGCGATTTGTCCGTCAAGCGGTTTCTCTTATGATTATTCTCGGTCTACTAGGTACCTTTTACGGATTAACATTATCCATTGCAGACCTGGTGGCATTACTTGGTGGCAGTGGTAGCAGCGAAATGCTTAATAGTATGGATTCCATTGTACAAGGACTGATTAACTCTGTTTCAGGAATGTCCGTTGCCTTTATTACTTCTTTATTTGGTATCGCCTCTTCTATTATATTAACGATTATCATTGTTTTCGTTAATATAGAGGACAGTAAAGAAGCCATCATGGTTGAAATTGAGGAATACCTTGACAATAAAGTGGCCCTAGACTTCGCCCGACAACAGGCATTGGATCCTGCGGCACCAAGAAGCAATTTAGAGATTGGAATGGGACAAGTCATGGAAGGATTCACCAACAGTTTAAATGAAAAGTTAAGTGTTCTACTAGAAACTTCAGCAGAACAATTGATTGCAGCCACAAAGGAGAGTCAGACCTCTGCAGAAGCCATTCAATCCTCAATGGAGTCCTTTAATCATTCCATTGAAACCTTTAGCGAAAATACCAGAGACTTTTCAGAGTTTAATCATAATTTAAGAACAAATATAGAACGAATGGATGTTGCCTTTGCAGATCTTGTTCAGGATCTTAAGGAAAACGGTAAGGACTTATCTAAAAATCAGGAAGCAGTAGAAAGCCTATCCAGGGCCATAGACAAGCTGTCGGAAAGGCTATAG
- the larE gene encoding ATP-dependent sacrificial sulfur transferase LarE, producing the protein MLLQEKYEFLQNYIKNLGSLAVSYSGGVDSTFLLKVAYDVLGDNVIAVTATSSTYPQREFEEAKRWIKDIGAKHIIIESEELDIDGFSENPINRCYYCKSELFTKVREVAVENNIEYVADGSNQDDLGDFRPGMQAASELKVVSPLREAKMTKDEIRAISKQLDLPTWSKPAFACLSSRFPYGHQITREKLTMVEQAEDYLYGLGFRQLRVRHHEDTARIELGESEFDRFINKDLMRQVGKKFNEIGYTYVALDLNGYRTGSMNEVLKDI; encoded by the coding sequence ATGTTATTACAGGAAAAATATGAATTTCTACAGAATTATATAAAAAATTTAGGAAGCTTGGCGGTTTCCTATTCTGGTGGCGTGGATAGTACCTTTTTACTTAAAGTAGCCTATGATGTGCTGGGAGATAATGTGATTGCTGTTACAGCTACTTCTTCTACCTATCCCCAAAGAGAATTTGAAGAAGCCAAAAGGTGGATTAAGGATATTGGGGCAAAGCACATTATTATTGAATCAGAGGAATTAGATATCGATGGGTTTTCTGAAAATCCTATAAATCGTTGTTACTATTGCAAGTCGGAGCTGTTTACTAAGGTTAGGGAAGTGGCTGTAGAAAATAATATTGAATATGTAGCTGATGGTTCTAATCAAGACGATTTAGGAGATTTTCGTCCAGGGATGCAAGCAGCATCTGAGCTGAAAGTTGTATCACCTTTAAGAGAGGCAAAAATGACCAAGGATGAGATTCGAGCCATATCTAAGCAGTTAGATTTGCCCACTTGGAGCAAGCCAGCCTTTGCCTGTTTATCTTCTCGTTTTCCCTATGGTCATCAGATTACCAGAGAAAAACTAACCATGGTAGAACAAGCGGAGGATTACTTATACGGACTAGGATTTCGACAGTTACGGGTACGACATCATGAAGATACAGCCAGGATTGAATTGGGAGAAAGTGAATTTGATCGATTTATCAATAAAGACCTAATGAGACAGGTAGGAAAAAAATTCAATGAGATAGGCTATACCTATGTAGCCCTAGATTTAAATGGCTATAGAACAGGAAGTATGAATGAGGTCTTAAAGGATATTTAA
- a CDS encoding sensor histidine kinase: MYPQLYKKISFLKEQSEIMKIIFLYRYVSLIVTSSFYLLADSTHSFENKIFIVACISISSVIISYLYIKNQNCTDKIMILILIETIGNSFILIPSGGLNSPYVWYSLNTIVIASVALHKKYCWINLVVYLFSSTYLSHLILQKEQTLMQIISEESNLILSFILITGIIQLLTKYAKRVQDEGLKLTETNRKLVLANKKNKESLGYIMELYEATQLFTTQETPSDLIELMLDYSQKVMKTDTVIFIHPRREGKKVVIESNNLAEDLEEVICCEISSIWHNTVESEIPIEMIIKDQKYVFIAIKYNYKVFGILGITRTSTKMQNNYEEITEQLRFLASLSSITLEKFELEKVTEGLLINEEQNRIANEIHDGILQRLFSTSCGVFSIVKRVREMNTDEIEEELNIIRRAVNNVMKDLRSTVYGLSWKKDGANNFISDIESYINEIKALNNIDIKFDLTGDDELLSIAQKKAMYRIICEGIGNAVRHGNAQNIEVSIISRRQGMSLIINDDGKGFNMRGIDKSERFGLGVKNIYHLTHSLNGTIKFESQIGKGTRINIVIPNVIQEMYKEEVV, translated from the coding sequence ATGTATCCACAGCTTTACAAGAAAATATCCTTTTTAAAAGAACAATCAGAAATTATGAAAATAATATTTTTGTATAGATATGTATCTTTGATTGTCACATCTTCTTTTTACCTATTGGCAGATTCAACACATTCATTTGAAAATAAAATATTTATCGTGGCTTGTATCAGCATATCCTCTGTCATCATTAGCTACTTATATATAAAAAATCAAAATTGCACTGATAAAATCATGATATTAATCTTAATTGAAACCATTGGAAATTCTTTTATACTGATCCCATCAGGGGGATTGAATAGTCCATATGTTTGGTATTCACTGAATACAATTGTCATTGCTTCTGTGGCACTACATAAAAAATACTGTTGGATTAACCTAGTGGTCTATCTGTTTAGCTCAACTTATCTTTCACATTTGATTTTACAAAAAGAACAAACCTTGATGCAAATAATCTCTGAAGAGTCTAATCTTATATTGAGTTTTATATTAATCACTGGCATTATCCAACTTCTCACAAAATATGCCAAAAGAGTTCAAGATGAAGGTCTCAAGCTTACGGAAACAAATAGGAAATTAGTGTTAGCGAATAAAAAAAATAAAGAGTCTTTGGGCTATATTATGGAGCTTTATGAAGCAACACAATTATTCACCACTCAGGAAACCCCAAGTGATTTAATTGAACTCATGCTTGATTATAGTCAAAAGGTTATGAAAACCGATACGGTTATATTTATACATCCTAGGAGAGAAGGAAAAAAAGTAGTGATTGAGTCAAACAATTTAGCTGAAGACCTAGAAGAAGTTATTTGTTGTGAAATCTCAAGCATATGGCATAATACGGTGGAATCAGAAATACCTATAGAGATGATTATAAAAGACCAGAAATACGTATTTATAGCTATAAAGTATAATTATAAAGTTTTTGGCATATTAGGGATCACTAGAACATCAACAAAAATGCAGAACAATTATGAAGAAATAACAGAACAATTAAGGTTTTTAGCGAGTCTCAGCTCCATCACTCTTGAAAAGTTTGAGCTAGAAAAAGTAACCGAAGGATTGTTAATCAATGAAGAACAGAACCGAATCGCAAATGAAATTCATGATGGGATACTACAAAGACTTTTTAGCACATCCTGTGGGGTATTTAGCATCGTTAAAAGAGTAAGAGAAATGAACACTGATGAAATAGAAGAAGAGCTAAATATAATCAGAAGGGCTGTAAACAATGTAATGAAGGATCTAAGATCTACGGTCTATGGTTTAAGCTGGAAGAAGGATGGTGCAAACAATTTTATATCAGATATTGAAAGCTATATTAATGAAATAAAAGCTTTAAATAATATAGACATCAAATTTGATTTAACCGGCGATGATGAATTGCTGTCCATAGCGCAAAAAAAGGCCATGTACAGAATCATATGTGAAGGCATTGGCAATGCAGTACGTCATGGAAATGCACAAAACATAGAAGTGAGTATCATAAGTAGAAGACAGGGCATGTCCTTGATAATAAATGATGATGGTAAAGGGTTTAATATGAGAGGCATAGACAAAAGTGAAAGGTTTGGGTTGGGAGTGAAGAATATCTATCATCTAACTCATTCATTAAATGGAACGATTAAATTTGAAAGTCAAATAGGGAAAGGGACTCGGATAAACATTGTGATTCCTAATGTAATACAAGAAATGTACAAGGAGGAGGTAGTATGA
- the sucC gene encoding ADP-forming succinate--CoA ligase subunit beta yields the protein MNIHEYQGKEIMKQYGISVPRSRITFTVEEAVQAAIDLGCEVIAVKAQIHAGGRGKAGGVKITRSLEETKSAAEAILDKILITKQTGPEGKVVNQVLIEEGLKIEKECYLSCAVDSTTSTVVLIGSPEGGMDIEEVAEKTPHKIFKESIDPAIGLQQYQARRLAFNMGINEACLQEAAQCIMNIYRLFMEKDCSMVEINPLITTEEHKVVALDCKVCFDDNSLCRHPEILKYRDLTEEDPREVQASKYDLSYISLSGNIGCMVNGAGLAMATMDMIDHFGGAPANFLDVGGGATAEKVKEAFKILISDKKVAGIFVNIFGGIMKCDVIATGILQAVNALDLDVPLVVRLEGTNVELGKEILKSSWLDVITVNSMAEGAEKIVALVNGKGVVRDERLN from the coding sequence ATGAATATCCATGAATATCAAGGCAAAGAAATCATGAAGCAATATGGGATCTCCGTCCCAAGGAGCAGGATTACATTCACAGTTGAAGAGGCGGTTCAAGCAGCCATAGATTTAGGGTGTGAGGTCATAGCTGTCAAAGCCCAGATTCATGCGGGAGGTCGCGGCAAAGCTGGTGGGGTAAAGATTACCAGATCTTTAGAGGAGACCAAAAGCGCAGCAGAAGCAATTTTAGATAAAATCCTCATCACTAAACAAACAGGACCAGAGGGAAAGGTAGTCAATCAAGTACTCATTGAAGAGGGATTAAAAATAGAAAAAGAGTGTTATCTCAGCTGTGCAGTAGATAGTACAACATCTACTGTGGTGCTCATCGGTTCCCCTGAGGGAGGAATGGATATTGAAGAGGTGGCAGAGAAAACCCCCCATAAAATATTTAAAGAGTCCATTGATCCAGCTATTGGATTACAGCAATACCAAGCCCGTCGCCTAGCATTTAATATGGGAATAAATGAAGCATGCTTGCAAGAGGCAGCTCAATGTATTATGAATATCTATCGGTTGTTTATGGAAAAGGATTGTTCAATGGTAGAGATCAATCCACTAATTACAACGGAGGAACATAAGGTGGTGGCATTAGATTGTAAGGTATGCTTTGATGACAATAGCCTTTGTCGGCATCCAGAGATTCTAAAATACCGTGATTTGACTGAAGAAGATCCTAGGGAAGTCCAAGCATCAAAATATGATTTAAGCTATATTTCTTTATCCGGTAATATTGGTTGCATGGTCAATGGAGCGGGATTAGCCATGGCTACCATGGATATGATTGATCATTTCGGTGGGGCACCGGCCAACTTTTTAGATGTTGGTGGTGGGGCTACGGCTGAAAAGGTAAAGGAAGCTTTTAAAATATTAATTTCAGATAAAAAGGTAGCGGGAATATTTGTAAACATATTTGGGGGGATCATGAAATGTGATGTCATCGCCACGGGGATTTTACAGGCGGTAAACGCATTGGATTTAGATGTGCCCTTGGTGGTACGGCTAGAGGGAACCAATGTGGAACTGGGAAAAGAAATACTTAAATCCTCCTGGTTAGATGTGATCACGGTAAATTCTATGGCAGAAGGTGCAGAAAAGATAGTGGCATTAGTCAATGGGAAAGGTGTTGTTAGAGATGAGCGTCTTAATTGA